GGCTATGCCGGATGCGAAGCGTATGCCGCTGCTGTCATTAATGATCCGAGTGTCCCGCCGAATAAATGCTGCGCCGGTGGTCCCGATGTCGCCAAGCGGGTCGCTGAATTGACGGGCAAGGCCGCGGGCGATTCCGAACCCATGGTCGCCTTTCGTCGCTGCATGAAGGTTGAAGGAAAGGTCGCGAAAAAATTCGAATATTTGGGCGTGATGAGCTGCGCAGCGGCGAAATTGGTCCAAGGCGGGCCGGATGCTTGCTCCTACGCATGTTTTGGTCTTGGGGATTGTGTCCGCGCCTGTCCCTTTGATGCGATGTGGATCGAGAATAATCTTGTGCACATCGCCCCGGATAAATGCACGAGTTGTGGAACCTGTGTCCGCACCTGCCCGAATTCCATTCTGGAGCTGATTCCCCGCCGTTCCCGGGTCATGGTGTTCTGTTCGTCCCAGGATAAGGGCAAGGCGGTCAAGGATGTGTGCGAGGTGGGGTGTATCAGCTGCGGCGCCTGTATCAAGAAATGTCCGGCCCAGTGCATCTCCATGGTCGATGACCGCATTGTCATCGACCACAAGGCTTGCTTGGCGTACGGACCGTCTTGCGGGGAAGTTTGCGTGGAAAAGTGCCCCCGGAACATCTTGCGGTGTCTCAATCCTGAATACATCGCGGCAGGCCCTGAAACGGAACCCGCGCATTATCCCGAAGAATCCCACGTCGCGGACTTGAACGCGTAACGCGCACCAGTACGGAGAATTATCATGAAGCATGGGGAATTTTTCTCTGATCGCCGGACTTTTTTGAAATCCTTGTCCGTTCTGGCGGCAGGAGCTGTATTGGCTCCTTCTCTCCGCGTTCTGCCGGCCCTGGCCGCCGCGCAGTTCCAACGCGTGAATGAGAAGCGTCTGCTTATGGGCACGATTGTCGGTATCACCGCGCTTGCGGACTCCTCCGGCCGGTGTGAAGACGCCCTGGGGCGGGCTTATGCCGAAATCGAACGGTTGTCGGCGATTATGAGCCGGTTTGACTCCCGCTCGGCGCTGTCCTCGTTGAACGACGCTGGCCGGTTGGATAGGGCACCCACGGAATTGTTGGATGTGATCCATCACGGCCAATTTTTGCATCGCCATTCAAATGGGCGTTTTGATGTGAGTATTACCCCCGTTTTGACGCTGTTGGAGCGTTCCATGGGTAAACCGGGTCAGGCCGAATTGCGGGAAGCCTTGTCATTGGTCGATGCGTCCAGGTTGCGGCAGGACGGTCAGAAACTGTGGTTCGAGGCCACGGGCATGAGCGCGACCCTGGATGGTGTCGCCAAGGGGTATATCGCCGATTGCGCGGCCGAGGTCTTGCGACGCGAGGGTGTCGAGCATTTCATGATCGACGCGGGCGGCGATATCCGCGTTCAGGGTTTTTCCAATGGTCTGGATCGTCCGTGGCATGTCGCTATCGAGGACCCGAACAAGCACGGTGATTATCCGGCGGTGCTCAAAATGCGCAATGGAGCAGTCGCCACTTCCGGCGGGTACGAGGTCTTTTTCAATCCAACTCGAACTTCGCACCATCTGGTCAATCCGGACACCGGCTCTTCACCGCAATACATAAAAAGTGTCAGCGTTCAGGCTCCGACAGTCATGCAGGCCGACGGCCTGGCCACGGCGCTGAGCCTCATGCATCCGCGCGAGGCATTGCGACTGACGGCCTCGTTGCCGGGCCATGCCTGTCTGTTGGTCACATCAAGTGGCGCGCGATTGACATCTTCCTCTTGGAACAACGTGTAGTCGCCTGTTCCGACGTTGGTTCAAAGACCGGGCTTGCCCGGTCTTTTTTTGTCGTTTTGGCGGGTCGACAGATTTCCCTCCGGAATGCATGCTGCGCCCCGGACGTGCGGAAAAGGCATGAATGTTTCTGGGTGGGAAGGAGGCTGCATGACTTTGGAGGAAAAACGCGCCCTGGCCATGGCGAGGATGCGTCAGACACTGGAATGTTTTGGTTTGGGAACAACCGTCGGTTGGACTGGAGG
This is a stretch of genomic DNA from Deltaproteobacteria bacterium. It encodes these proteins:
- a CDS encoding Fe-S cluster domain-containing protein, coding for MITASVVTLFSLGFISAGLLAVASKVLYVEEDPRIEVVTEALPGANCGGCGYAGCEAYAAAVINDPSVPPNKCCAGGPDVAKRVAELTGKAAGDSEPMVAFRRCMKVEGKVAKKFEYLGVMSCAAAKLVQGGPDACSYACFGLGDCVRACPFDAMWIENNLVHIAPDKCTSCGTCVRTCPNSILELIPRRSRVMVFCSSQDKGKAVKDVCEVGCISCGACIKKCPAQCISMVDDRIVIDHKACLAYGPSCGEVCVEKCPRNILRCLNPEYIAAGPETEPAHYPEESHVADLNA
- a CDS encoding FAD:protein FMN transferase, which codes for MKHGEFFSDRRTFLKSLSVLAAGAVLAPSLRVLPALAAAQFQRVNEKRLLMGTIVGITALADSSGRCEDALGRAYAEIERLSAIMSRFDSRSALSSLNDAGRLDRAPTELLDVIHHGQFLHRHSNGRFDVSITPVLTLLERSMGKPGQAELREALSLVDASRLRQDGQKLWFEATGMSATLDGVAKGYIADCAAEVLRREGVEHFMIDAGGDIRVQGFSNGLDRPWHVAIEDPNKHGDYPAVLKMRNGAVATSGGYEVFFNPTRTSHHLVNPDTGSSPQYIKSVSVQAPTVMQADGLATALSLMHPREALRLTASLPGHACLLVTSSGARLTSSSWNNV